A portion of the Rahnella variigena genome contains these proteins:
- a CDS encoding lysozyme inhibitor LprI family protein — protein sequence MFKGIFLLTTASLFSLSAQAGLFGGEDFKCGREDAVKAVQDYIKSEAGAKLQNDYITSPETFHKKDIQEFQSKIDSIPMTISNVSTTSTTDGTLNCSATIAAQLPPETLEVLKNNPEYLSSIISDNGKMNNGKVVWSNYPYSLSLADNKKDISVSRINYIQNSLYQMSTLAVNKDYIITSKFTVKLSSSKNNYARSDRNLNDIWKSLPDSIKTSMKKSQQAWVNEKALKCGKLSDADMEITPIQNRINTYDCQTKMTNERIEFLGGDNY from the coding sequence ATGTTTAAAGGTATTTTTTTACTGACCACCGCCTCATTATTTTCTTTAAGCGCACAAGCGGGGCTATTTGGAGGCGAAGATTTCAAATGTGGCAGAGAGGATGCTGTCAAAGCTGTTCAGGACTACATCAAAAGTGAAGCAGGAGCGAAACTGCAGAACGATTACATTACCAGTCCTGAGACATTCCATAAAAAAGACATTCAGGAATTTCAGAGTAAAATAGATTCAATACCCATGACGATTTCAAATGTCTCAACCACATCAACAACCGACGGAACGCTGAATTGCAGTGCAACAATAGCGGCACAACTTCCACCAGAAACCCTTGAAGTGTTAAAAAACAATCCGGAGTATCTGTCCAGTATCATTTCAGATAATGGGAAAATGAATAATGGCAAGGTTGTGTGGAGTAATTATCCCTACAGTCTCAGCCTGGCAGATAACAAAAAAGATATATCAGTAAGCAGAATTAATTACATTCAGAATTCTTTATATCAAATGTCCACGCTCGCAGTGAATAAAGATTATATCATCACTTCCAAATTCACCGTAAAATTATCCAGTTCAAAAAATAATTATGCGAGAAGCGACAGAAACTTGAATGATATCTGGAAAAGCCTCCCGGACTCGATTAAAACTTCCATGAAGAAATCACAACAAGCCTGGGTGAATGAAAAAGCGCTTAAATGCGGAAAATTATCTGATGCGGATATGGAAATTACGCCGATTCAAAACAGGATTAATACTTATGATTGTCAGACAAAAATGACGAATGAACGCATCGAATTTTTAGGTGGGGATAATTATTAA